From one Malus sylvestris chromosome 1, drMalSylv7.2, whole genome shotgun sequence genomic stretch:
- the LOC126624513 gene encoding cyclic nucleotide-gated ion channel 1-like, translating into MAGNLKGGTSDMENQAADKTDRKDEERSKSMCSRGLTLIKKNWKLQQKRYHMWNRIFVISCVFAVSLDPLFFYVVIIDQDNKCLQMDKTLIIVACLMRSLTDVIFLVHFIYEICNHVQSSKRNTQKNQASAAGGQTGGNSDKKSKIRELIEKIAQKMPWLAVSTVIDFFALIPLPQLIIVVMFYTMKGSGFVEHKKVLNVFLLCQYFPRIYRIYLSAKEFKKANGIWLKGLYNFFLYILASH; encoded by the exons ATGGCTGGAAACTTGAAGGGAGGAACTTCAGATATGGAGAACCAGGCAGCAGATAAAACAGAcag AAAGGATGAAGAACGTTCGAAATCAATGTGCAGCAGGGGCCTTACCTTGATAAAGAAGAATTGGAAATTGCAGCAGAAGCGTTACCATATGTGGAACAGAATATTTGTGATATCATGCGTATTTGCTGTCTCTCTGGATCCCTTGTTCTTTTACGTTGTGATCATTGATCAAGATAACAAGTGCCTTCAAATGGACAAAACGTTGATTATTGTTGCTTGTCTTATGCGATCACTCACGGATGTCATTTTCCTGGTGCATTTTATATATGAAATTTGCAATCATGTTCAAAGTTCGAAACGAAATACCCAGAAAAATCAAGCATCCGCTGCGGGAGGACAAACTGGGGGAAATTCAGATAAGAAATCGAAAATCAGAGAGTTGATTGAGAAAATAGCTCAGAAGATGCCGTGGTTAGCTGTCTCCACTGTAATAGACTTTTTCGCGCTTATTCCCCTCCCACAA TTGATAATAGTAGTTATGTTTTACACAATGAAAGGCTCAGGGTTTGTGGAGCACAAAAAGGTTCTTAATGTTTTTCTTCTCTGTCAATATTTTCCGAGGATTTATCGAATTTACCTATCGGCCAAGGAATTCAAAAAGGCGAATGGGATATGGCTTAAGGGGCTATACAACTTTTTTCTTTACATTCTTGCCAGCCAC TAA
- the LOC126615436 gene encoding cyclic nucleotide-gated ion channel 1-like: MEATKTEEIRRKISRKKLDVEQWIIKNKLPREIEDDILSSIMLTLKQRIDADIDNFLFSIPPGITKISLKRRLCLETLKKVKKLQDMNENVLTLICDNLKPVRYIENSFVFRMGDPVDRMLFISEGTLLIYESSDGQAGQGISSMDTRCLGKGDFYGEELLHCASKCFTKLPVSSKQVKCHTKVDAFVLMAKDLGAIVSRRPLQWEKNENKGSHEVENKAASTIITTFRHRKKNGHAKGH, from the exons ATGGAAGCTACAAAAACAGAGGAGATCAGACGAAAGATTAGCCGGAAGAAGCTAGACGTAGAGCAGTggatcataaaaaataaactccCTCGTGAAATAGAGGACGATATCTTGAGCAGCATAATGCTAACATTGAAACAACGCATTGACGCTGATATCGATAATTTTCTGTTCTCTATTCCTCCCGGGATAACCAAAATATCTCTGAAGCGTCGTCTTTGCTTGGAAACACTTAAGAAA GTAAAAAAGCTTCAAGACATGAATGAAAATGTGTTGACGTTGATATGCGAcaatctgaagccagtgaggTACATTGAGAATAGCTTCGTCTTTCGAATGGGAGATCCAGTCGACCGCATGCTGTTCATTTCCGAAGGGACATTGTTGATCTACGAGTCGAGTGATGGTCAAGCTGGGCAAGGAATCTCATCAATGGACACCAGGTGCCTCGGGAAAGGTGACTTTTACGGGGAAGAGCTTCTCCATTGCGCATCAAAATGTTTCACCAAGCTTCCAGTCTCTAGCAAACAAGTCAAATGTCATACAAAAGTAGACGCATTTGTGCTCATGGCCAAGGACTTGGGAGCTATAGTTTCCAGACGCCCGCTACAGTGGGAGAAAAACGAAAATAAGGGTTCTCACGAGGTGGAGAACAAGGCAGCTTCTACCATAATTACAACATTTCGTCACCGCAAGAAAAATGGGCATGCTAAAGGGCACTAG